The Zeugodacus cucurbitae isolate PBARC_wt_2022May chromosome 4, idZeuCucr1.2, whole genome shotgun sequence genome includes the window ATGGCACGTCAAGTGAGTTTTCGGTCGTTGCATTTTTTATGCattgcagttgcagttgcatttgctgctattgctgctgttgttgttgctaatgtaaatgtaaatgaaattgaaaatgttgttGGCGCTTCTTCTTTTGCCTTACCTTATATGCTCGTCGTGCTATTTGCTTGGCGATTCTAAATGATTGCCATGGCGTATGCGTTGACGCGTGCCATGCCGTGCATTGATCAGTCAAGACTATAAAATGCATTTGCAGTGCACTGCAAAAATTATTCTTGTCTACCTTCGAGCGAGCAAGACGTGCAAATTACCGCATTAAATCGGTAGCGCTAAAAAGTTTTagaatatactaaataattagaAAACACGCACGCAATCGCGACAATTTTTGTTTCGTCGTTCTAAGTTTTACTTCAACTTTTGCCAATATGAAATTGGTAAGTGAAAGTGTGCTTGTGCAGGATATCTACAAATGCCATTTGCAAGGATAATGGTTGGTTGTTAAGGCAGTTGTTAATGTGCatcttttttttcttctacAACTAGATGCTAGTCTTGAGTTTTTTGTGCCTGTTCGCCGGCAGTTTGGCTGCACCACAAGCTCCTGTTGAGATTTTAGAGCAAGAAGTGGATAACATCGGTCTCAACGGCTACAAGTTCAGGTAAGTTCAGCCAGTCAAATTGACGGGTTTTAACTGAAGTGCTAAGTGGTGAATTGCAATTTGTGAAATGTGCTTTGAAATGCAAGGAAAGAAAAAGAGTATTAATCCTTGAGCAGAGAGAgcatattctataaatttagtATACCTGCGTTTGTTAGAAGATACGTATAAAAAGTTTTAGGATCACAAAATCGTCCCTCAAGAGTGTTGATTtaatgatatattttctatcagCAGGATTTCACGAAAAAGAAGTATCCAGTAATGCCTCGAATCAGTAAATAGTTTAGGTACAATTTCAAGCAACTTGTAGGCATGTGATATTGATCATAATTTAATGTAttagatctacaactttgcttccgccgttttccaatagatgtctctaggatcaagcactggtcgattaaatcgattaaatcgttttatatcgatattggacatttgtgtcaacattaacccaacaaaatatttgtagagatctgtttgcatcccaaacttattctcaactgaaaatgtcactttttgagacgaattttcgacatttgcgggaaattttgcctTCCCTTATTTATTGTACCCTAATGTTCCCAAATTGCTAACTATttcataaattacaacaaatattagCAGTCTTCGGCTCGACAAGCTTTGGAGtgtagccaatcgaacaaactatacTATATGCTCAAACAAATGGGCAGCACTTGTGGCTGACAAgtcacaatttattttaatgcttAGTTTCGAGCGGCGTTCATATCTAACATTTTCTTTgatcatttataatttatttcaagttaaaaaattatttttaacaataatttgtcctttgaaCAATCTTTACTATTGTGAATGGTCTCAAATGGGTTTAACAAAACTTGGCAGCACTGAAGTTAGTGGCTATACAACTTTAATGAAGTATTTGTATATGCTTTTCTatgataactttgttgttggttCCACatcgaaatttgtttataaGAGAGCAACATACAAAGATAACGAGTAGAGAAAAGACCAAACGAAGACAGCTATTGACACAAATTATACTCTCTTCAGCAAATATGATCCCTAATTTGTGTTTAAGGACtagccaaatatatatttatagatttacTTTTATATTACTGAAACTCTCATCTTCTCTTTTAGCTACAAACTGAGCGATGGCACAACTCGCACCGAAGAGGCTGTACTCAACAATGCTGGCACCGAAAACGAATCACTCTCTGTGCGCGGCAGTGTTTCATGGGTGGCGCCCGACGGAGTAACCTACACCATTAACTTTGTGGCCGATGAAAATGGCTTCCAACCAGAGGGTGCACATATACCAAAATAAGCTGATGATAATGATGGCATTCACATTAAGGTATACGGCACGGAACGAAATCATAGTAAAactcattaataaatataacggTTCAAGTTAAGTTGTGCATTCATATTCGACATTATGAATGAAACACTTACTGGATGGAGATGTTGTAAATGCGTACAAGTTAGTAGAAGatgttatgtgtgtgtgaaaaaaaacttattaaatatataaataaaaaaattgtaacggTCTCAGTCAGTGTCAAAAAACGTgacttttatttcaaaatattttaaaatagtttttagaattttttttgtaattttttctgcaTGCTCAGCCAACAATAGTAAaaaggtataaaaataaattttagatatCAACAGTGGGGCTCTTAAGCTTTCGGCAAATGTTCGCCCACCGGCTGGAAGCCATACTCATCGGCTGTGTAGCTTACGTGATAGGTGACACCATCGTCGCCAACATATTTGTAGGAACCCTCCACAACGATTGCCTCATCGTCGGTTCCGACATTTTTCAGCTGACCCTCCTCATCGTGTTGTGTGCCATCGCTTGTCTCGAAACCGTATTTGTAGCTTTCTGGCGCCACATTGACATCCTGGCGTACGATTTCCACCTGCGGTTCAGCTGGTGGTGCGGCGCTCGTGACCAAAGCGTGCGCCAACAAAAGTACAACGAATGCGAAAAGTGTTGTGAATTtcatgtttttgattttccgaTTTAGTTTAGTGttctttaaaatgaaatatttttaaattacagcAAATTTTGGGAATTTCCAGCTGTCAAATGTTGCGTTATTTTGTGACTGTTGAAATGGAGCCAAATTCACCTTTTTATATGAAAACCCCGTTAATTTTTTCAGGCAAAggtgttaatttttgaaaaaactagcaaaagaaattgaaaaataacaattttgtgataacatgaaaaattagtttactAATTACAACGTAAATAGAATGAAGctggttttttatttgaaaatggcAGTCTAAATTCATAGTATCAGTACTAGATTTTGTAGTAAATGATGTGAGTGGAAGAGACAGGGTTATAAGCTTTTCAAATTATGTAGATATTAGGTTTAGTATATTTCTAAGttccatacaaaaaaaaaagttgacggAAAAGTTGACTTTGACTCTGAAAAGTGGTTAGTGAAAGCTCTAAATGTACTCAGAGAAAGCTCTAAAAATGGTTAGTGAAAGCTCTTCGCatttaaagcaaaaatgaaaatacttttcAGATCTCTTATTTTTCGCTCTTCCCTTTCAGTCGCTTATTCACTTGTGGTCAGTAAATCAAAAAACTTAAATAGAGTCACATCCCGGGAATGCGGCACAATCGTTTTCCTTTCATACCAAAGAAAGTGAAAGTGTTTAGTGAAAGCTCACCGtagctaaaaaaataaaaacctttTGGAGAGCTTTTCACGCTCTTCATTCTCATTCTCTCACTTACTCATTTGACTAGAAATAAAGATTCATTATTATGTTTCTAAAACTAAGTATGAGTTGATGAAGTGGTATAACAAGAGCACTTTCATTCGATAGATAGGTCAGGTTCCGTGTAGCTTAGACTTCTAaaggaatttaattaattgggATGCCTGAAAGAGTGAAAACATAAGCACGACAACTTACGTGTAATTTATTTCACTATTAAAGTTGGGTGCTTCGGGTATATTTATGCGGAGGTTTTTATGCGGTCACGAGCTGCCAACTCTATAGAATTCCTCAAAATTACTTGCCATTACAACAACTGTTTTAGTTTAATATTCCATATTAGTTGCGACGAACACTTTATTAGAAGTTTGACATATATCAGTACTTTGGTTCCTTAAGACTGCTTCTTATCTCTTAACAGTTTTATTGGCAGCCGGTTAGCAAACTCGAATCAGCAGTGAAAGTTCATCAAAAGCAAATCCAAAGCCATTATTTTATCTAGTCTGTAATTACAATTTTCGCCAAAGGTTGTGACGTCAATAATTGCATAATTTCAACAGTTCGTTGACCAGGGACTAAAATGGCAagccataaaatttttttttatcagatttacaaAAGCTAGCGCTAGTGCTAGTgcgtatgaatatgtatgtatgtataattttgtCACAGAAAagtaactttttttatatgGAATTCAATTAAACAGGTTCCAATATGAGTTTCTAAGCCAAAGTCAATGTTAATATAGTTTATGTTAATTTGCAATTTAGCAAAACTCACACATGCACAGTTATGTGTATAGTTATGCAATGGATGAACAGAACGTATTTAGTCCGAAAATACAAAATCTAGtttagaatatattaaaattatattaacgtTTTTTGTGCGATCGGCAAACTGAATTGAATTGCAGAATCGTGTATAAAAGCATCTGTCCGATCTAAACTGATCATCACACAGTTATTTGTTTCCGTAGTCGGCAcaacaagcaaacaacaaaaattttcaacatgAAATTCGTTATCGTTTTCGTCGCCCTCTTCGCTTTGGCTTTTGCCGCCCCCGCTGATGTCGAAGTCGTCGAATCGAGATCCGTTGTCGAGCCAGAGAGCTACGACTTTGCGTAAGTTAACAACAATGTGGTGAAAAAAGTCCTTATCTGAGATAATCCCAATCTGAGAGATATCtcacaaaataatcaaaatggatTGCAGAAACTACATCCAAGGattattaaataatcaaatctaCTTTCGTTTGTATTTTTTAGCGTGAAGACCAGCGATGGTACCTCAAAGCAGGAATCTGGTTCAATCGTTAACCCAGGTGCTGAGGATGAACACATTTCTGCCCGCGGTTCATACTCTTTCGTCGCTGATGATGGTGTTACCTACACCGTCACCTATGTTGCTGATGAGAACGGTTTCCAACCATCAGGTGCTCATTTGCCCGTTGCCCCAGAAGCTTAAGTGATTTAATCATTAACTGAGTGTGGAACTGTTATTAGATATTAGGAatgaatgttaaataaataaaaaaccgaaCAAGtcgaacaaaatattttcttttattaatttgtaaaacGCAACGGGTTCCATAGAGAATCTAATACTGTGGGTGGTCTTCGAAAAATGGCTGATGACAGTAGAAATTTCTCATGCAGGAGCTAGAGATAGTTGGTATCCTCAGAAAAATATACTGTTCATACTGGAACGAAAAGTAAAGTTAGCTAGTTAATACATGGATAGGCTCTAATGGTTTCTGTATgataaattcacaaaata containing:
- the LOC105214416 gene encoding endocuticle structural protein SgAbd-6: MKLMLVLSFLCLFAGSLAAPQAPVEILEQEVDNIGLNGYKFSYKLSDGTTRTEEAVLNNAGTENESLSVRGSVSWVAPDGVTYTINFVADENGFQPEGAHIPK
- the LOC105214415 gene encoding larval cuticle protein 65Ag1-like, yielding MKFTTLFAFVVLLLAHALVTSAAPPAEPQVEIVRQDVNVAPESYKYGFETSDGTQHDEEGQLKNVGTDDEAIVVEGSYKYVGDDGVTYHVSYTADEYGFQPVGEHLPKA
- the LOC105214392 gene encoding larval cuticle protein 65Ag1; amino-acid sequence: MKFVIVFVALFALAFAAPADVEVVESRSVVEPESYDFAVKTSDGTSKQESGSIVNPGAEDEHISARGSYSFVADDGVTYTVTYVADENGFQPSGAHLPVAPEA